Proteins found in one Mixophyes fleayi isolate aMixFle1 chromosome 8, aMixFle1.hap1, whole genome shotgun sequence genomic segment:
- the LOC142099114 gene encoding regulator of G-protein signaling 16-like isoform X2 — protein sequence MCLGHSERNCSCLEWAKELRSSIGTLIHKVDVGHKLVPSSLYKKKDNHRNCTKEAMRWKESFSQLLISKDGLSAFRTFLKTEFSEENLEFWVACEDYKKTPSANKLHAKAQCIFQEFLQTGAPREVNIDHQTREFTREQIADGCRNCFDAAQEQTRILMEKDSYPRFLKSPLYQQLLSQSCIRKLKLSFT from the exons ATGTGCTTAGGacattcagaaagaaattgttcTTGTCTGGAATG GGCAAAGGAACTGCGATCATCAATTGGCACCTTAATTCACAAAGTAGACGTTGGACACAAGCTAGTGCCATCCAGCTTGTACAAAAAGAAGGACAATCATAG aaACTGCACAAAGGAAGCAATGAGATGGAAAGAATCATTTAGTCAACTGCTTATTAGCAAAG ATGGGCTGTCAGCTTTCCGCACCTTCCTGAAAACAGAATTCAGCGAGGAGAACCTGGAGTTCTGGGTAGCTTGTGAAGACTATAAGAAGACGCCTTCAGCGAACAAGCTTCATGCCAAAGCTCAATGCATATTTCAGGAATTCCTGCAGACCGGGGCCCCACGAGAG GTCAATATCGACCATCAAACCAGGGAATTCACTCGGGAACAAATAGCAGACGGCTGTCGCAATTGTTTTGACGCAGCGCAAGAGCAGACACGAATTCTAATGGAAAAAGACTCCTACCCACGATTCTTAAAATCCCCTCTTTATCAGCAGCTGTTATCGCAGTCGTGTATTAGGAAATTAAAATTATCTTTTACATGA
- the LOC142099114 gene encoding regulator of G-protein signaling 16-like isoform X1: MMYLNSFNPDAFLCGRAKELRSSIGTLIHKVDVGHKLVPSSLYKKKDNHRNCTKEAMRWKESFSQLLISKDGLSAFRTFLKTEFSEENLEFWVACEDYKKTPSANKLHAKAQCIFQEFLQTGAPREVNIDHQTREFTREQIADGCRNCFDAAQEQTRILMEKDSYPRFLKSPLYQQLLSQSCIRKLKLSFT, encoded by the exons ATGATGTACTTGAATTCATTTAATCCGGATGCCTTTTTGTGTGGCAGGGCAAAGGAACTGCGATCATCAATTGGCACCTTAATTCACAAAGTAGACGTTGGACACAAGCTAGTGCCATCCAGCTTGTACAAAAAGAAGGACAATCATAG aaACTGCACAAAGGAAGCAATGAGATGGAAAGAATCATTTAGTCAACTGCTTATTAGCAAAG ATGGGCTGTCAGCTTTCCGCACCTTCCTGAAAACAGAATTCAGCGAGGAGAACCTGGAGTTCTGGGTAGCTTGTGAAGACTATAAGAAGACGCCTTCAGCGAACAAGCTTCATGCCAAAGCTCAATGCATATTTCAGGAATTCCTGCAGACCGGGGCCCCACGAGAG GTCAATATCGACCATCAAACCAGGGAATTCACTCGGGAACAAATAGCAGACGGCTGTCGCAATTGTTTTGACGCAGCGCAAGAGCAGACACGAATTCTAATGGAAAAAGACTCCTACCCACGATTCTTAAAATCCCCTCTTTATCAGCAGCTGTTATCGCAGTCGTGTATTAGGAAATTAAAATTATCTTTTACATGA